In Streptomyces canus, one DNA window encodes the following:
- a CDS encoding anti-sigma factor, which translates to MSLFRREDLHSLAAPYALDALEPAERARFERHLKDCDSCAAEVRALSEDAVRLAWSAAAPPPIAMRDRVLAAVRTLPQEPAVRPEPVRARPEPVRARKSQLPPHVWGAQPPPRQRQRRPLFVPFATATAAAALVVASLFAVQANRTQDELDAQKAQASEIAHVLQAADAAATRGQDAQGRTIGVIASASEGRAVVTLSGYSAPPSGRVRQLWLMRPNEQPRSLGLFAADTPLVATGLDKSATSLAVTVEPDGGSPQPTTQPVVQLALKSVGFGE; encoded by the coding sequence GTGAGCCTCTTCCGCCGGGAAGATCTGCACTCCCTCGCGGCCCCGTACGCTCTCGACGCCCTGGAGCCCGCCGAGCGGGCCCGCTTCGAGAGGCACCTCAAGGACTGCGACAGCTGTGCGGCGGAAGTGCGTGCGCTGTCCGAGGACGCGGTGCGGCTCGCGTGGTCGGCCGCCGCTCCGCCGCCGATCGCGATGCGCGACCGGGTGCTGGCCGCCGTCCGCACCCTCCCGCAGGAGCCCGCCGTACGGCCGGAGCCGGTACGGGCGCGGCCGGAGCCGGTACGGGCGCGCAAGTCGCAGCTGCCGCCCCATGTCTGGGGGGCCCAGCCGCCGCCCAGGCAGCGTCAGAGGCGTCCGCTGTTCGTACCGTTCGCGACGGCCACCGCGGCCGCGGCACTTGTCGTCGCCTCGCTGTTCGCCGTTCAGGCCAACCGGACACAGGACGAACTGGACGCGCAGAAGGCCCAGGCCAGTGAGATCGCCCACGTTCTCCAGGCCGCGGACGCAGCGGCGACCCGGGGGCAGGACGCACAGGGCCGCACCATCGGAGTGATCGCTTCCGCATCGGAGGGGCGCGCGGTCGTCACCCTGAGCGGGTACAGCGCGCCCCCGAGCGGCCGCGTGCGCCAGCTGTGGCTCATGCGCCCCAACGAGCAACCGCGCTCCCTCGGGCTCTTCGCCGCCGACACGCCCTTGGTCGCGACCGGACTCGACAAGTCCGCGACATCACTCGCTGTGACCGTCGAGCCCGATGGGGGCTCCCCGCAGCCCACTACCCAGCCAGTTGTCCAACTCGCCCTGAAATCGGTTGGATTCGGAGAGTAA
- a CDS encoding ABC transporter permease, giving the protein MSMLAHDGTAMLGRQLQRIRNTPGLLILTQTMPITMLLFFGYVFGSALAMPGEEYRSFLVPGLLVATAANGIMTGMFQAAQDVHRGVTDRLRTLPISRAAVPLGQSVADVLVTAAGMVPFLLVGLAVGWRVEKSALQAVGAVGLLLLFRFATTWIGIYLGLLTRSEEAAGQLGGATFILPLLSNAYIPTEGLPGWLRTLAEWNPISAVTTALRDLFGNAPVPEGAAWPVAHPIAGSLMWCAVLLAVVAPLAVRRYAQGEG; this is encoded by the coding sequence ATGAGCATGTTGGCCCACGACGGCACCGCGATGCTGGGCCGTCAGCTGCAGCGGATCCGGAACACCCCGGGGCTGCTGATCCTGACCCAGACCATGCCGATCACCATGCTGCTGTTCTTCGGCTATGTCTTCGGCAGCGCGCTGGCGATGCCGGGCGAGGAGTACCGGTCCTTCCTGGTGCCGGGCCTGCTGGTGGCGACGGCGGCGAACGGGATCATGACCGGGATGTTCCAGGCGGCCCAGGACGTCCACCGGGGCGTGACGGACCGGCTGCGCACCCTGCCGATCAGCCGGGCGGCCGTGCCGCTGGGACAGTCGGTCGCGGACGTGCTGGTCACCGCAGCCGGCATGGTGCCGTTCCTGCTGGTGGGGCTCGCGGTGGGCTGGCGCGTGGAGAAGTCCGCGCTGCAAGCGGTGGGCGCCGTGGGGCTGTTGCTGCTGTTCCGGTTCGCGACCACCTGGATCGGCATCTACCTCGGCCTGCTCACCCGGAGCGAGGAGGCCGCCGGTCAACTGGGCGGTGCGACGTTCATCCTGCCGCTGCTGTCCAACGCGTACATCCCGACCGAGGGGCTGCCCGGCTGGCTGCGCACCCTCGCCGAGTGGAACCCCATCAGCGCGGTGACCACGGCCCTGCGGGACCTGTTCGGCAACGCCCCGGTGCCGGAGGGGGCCGCCTGGCCGGTGGCCCACCCGATCGCCGGGTCACTGATGTGGTGTGCGGTGCTGCTCGCGGTCGTCGCGCCGCTGGCCGTACGGCGGTACGCGCAGGGCGAGGGCTGA
- a CDS encoding ATP-binding cassette domain-containing protein, whose amino-acid sequence MTSTYAVLSEGLEKRFGEVHALRGLDLAVAPGTVCGILGSNGAGKTTAVRLLTTLLRPDAGSARVAGHDLVREPEAVRRAIAVTGQYASVDGDLTGRQNLRLFARLHRVRGPAERAAELLERFGLTESADRAASTYSGGMRRRLDLAASLIRRPEILFLDEPTTGLDPASRNLIRDAVRDLTADGTTVLLTTQYLEEADQLAHDIALVDKGRVAHTGSPSQLKALIGAHVEVVVADAEVLTKAAGVLDQLTGGQPSFDHVRNSVGAVTRDTTLTLPRLVRELDAAGVPLLDASIRPPTLDDVFLRLTKEVAA is encoded by the coding sequence ATGACTTCTACGTACGCTGTACTTAGTGAAGGTCTGGAGAAGCGATTCGGGGAGGTCCATGCCCTGCGCGGTCTCGATCTCGCGGTCGCGCCGGGCACGGTCTGCGGCATCCTCGGCAGCAACGGCGCGGGCAAGACCACGGCCGTACGGCTGCTGACCACGCTGCTGCGGCCGGACGCCGGTTCCGCGCGGGTCGCCGGACACGACCTCGTCCGGGAACCGGAGGCCGTACGCCGCGCCATCGCCGTCACCGGGCAGTACGCCTCGGTCGACGGGGACCTCACCGGGCGGCAGAACCTCAGGCTGTTCGCCCGGCTGCACCGCGTGCGGGGGCCGGCCGAGCGGGCCGCCGAGCTGCTCGAACGCTTCGGGCTGACCGAGTCCGCCGACCGGGCCGCGTCCACCTACTCGGGGGGCATGCGCCGCCGTCTGGACCTGGCGGCGAGCCTGATCCGCCGCCCCGAGATCCTGTTCCTCGACGAGCCGACGACCGGCCTCGACCCGGCCAGCCGCAACCTCATCCGGGACGCCGTGCGCGACCTCACCGCGGACGGCACGACCGTGCTGCTGACCACGCAGTACCTGGAGGAGGCCGACCAACTGGCCCATGACATCGCCCTGGTGGACAAGGGGCGGGTCGCGCACACGGGTTCGCCGTCCCAGCTCAAGGCGTTGATCGGGGCGCATGTCGAGGTCGTCGTCGCGGACGCGGAGGTCCTGACGAAGGCGGCCGGGGTCCTCGACCAACTCACCGGCGGGCAGCCGTCGTTCGACCACGTCCGCAACTCGGTCGGCGCGGTCACCCGGGACACCACGCTCACGCTGCCCCGGCTGGTGCGTGAACTGGACGCGGCGGGGGTGCCGTTGCTCGACGCGAGCATCCGGCCACCGACCCTCGACGACGTCTTCCTGCGACTCACCAAGGAGGTTGCGGCATGA
- a CDS encoding TetR/AcrR family transcriptional regulator encodes MAGRAAVPEVIWARPERTGRGPRPAFTRADIAAAAVRLADAGGLEAVSMRHVAAELGCGTMSLYNYVPRKEDLYELMVDAVSGEHELFEPTGDWRADMLRNARQTKALMHRHAWMVRLMSGVYGFSPNALRYLEHCLACLDPLDAASGTKIELVAMLNGCVTTYVSNELSTAERVRSLPWSQEQENAVRIAYLGSQVASGAYPRLAASFMEDAGPIDLDAVFERMLERVLDGFAPRS; translated from the coding sequence ATGGCGGGCCGAGCGGCCGTACCCGAAGTGATCTGGGCGCGTCCTGAGCGGACGGGGCGTGGGCCCAGGCCCGCGTTCACCAGGGCGGACATCGCTGCCGCGGCGGTGCGGCTCGCGGATGCCGGGGGCCTGGAGGCGGTGTCCATGCGGCACGTCGCGGCCGAACTGGGTTGCGGGACGATGTCGCTGTACAACTACGTCCCCCGTAAGGAGGACCTGTACGAGCTGATGGTGGACGCGGTCAGCGGGGAGCACGAGCTGTTCGAGCCGACCGGTGACTGGCGGGCCGACATGCTCCGCAACGCGCGCCAGACCAAGGCGCTCATGCACCGGCACGCCTGGATGGTGCGGCTGATGTCAGGGGTGTACGGCTTCAGCCCCAACGCCCTGCGCTATCTGGAGCACTGCCTCGCCTGCCTCGACCCGCTGGACGCCGCCAGCGGCACGAAGATCGAGCTGGTCGCGATGCTCAACGGGTGTGTGACGACGTACGTCTCGAACGAGTTGTCCACGGCGGAGCGGGTGCGGTCGCTGCCGTGGTCGCAGGAGCAGGAGAACGCGGTGCGGATCGCGTATCTCGGTAGTCAGGTGGCGTCGGGGGCGTATCCGCGGCTGGCGGCGTCGTTCATGGAGGACGCGGGGCCGATCGATCTGGACGCGGTGTTCGAAAGGATGCTGGAGCGGGTCCTGGACGGCTTCGCGCCCAGAAGCTAG